The window AACCAGTAATATATAAATTATAAGGGGCTTCACGCGATATATCCCGATAAAAATAATTTCCATATTTAAACTCATCTAAATTATAAAGAGAGGTATTATTAAGGCGAGAAAGGGCTTCGGGACTACCGCCGGCATGAATAAATATGCCTCCATATTCTTCAGAAAAATCAATAAAATAAGGACGGGCCGAACGAATCGGCCCTATTTTTGAAGGTAAATCTGAATCATCAAAAATAGCCAAGAAGCGGGTGATATTCCCCTCTACTGGCGCTTCATACACGATAGAAGCTTTTTCCAACCCTGACAAAGGATGGCTATATTCTATATTATCAATAATTGCACTTACAGGAACAATTTTATTTTCTTCTGAAACAACTTCTCCTGTTAAGGGATGGAAAAACTTTGGCTCTTCTATAACAGGGCTATTATCCACTTCCTCAATTTCTTCTACTTTTGTGCTCTCCTCGCCATAAGGCCAAATAATAGCTAAACCAAAAATTAAAAAG of the Parcubacteria group bacterium ADurb.Bin159 genome contains:
- the yerB gene encoding putative lipoprotein YerB precursor, with protein sequence MSKKNRRYFYLIGGIILFFLIFGLAIIWPYGEESTKVEEIEEVDNSPVIEEPKFFHPLTGEVVSEENKIVPVSAIIDNIEYSHPLSGLEKASIVYEAPVEGNITRFLAIFDDSDLPSKIGPIRSARPYFIDFSEEYGGIFIHAGGSPEALSRLNNTSLYNLDEFKYGNYFYRDISREAPYNLYITGSSIKKFIKDFNVPLNFSVAFSPWQYKEEEKNWPYHGPEIKINFKKEIVWRYNNDGQFYEREGGNFKTKNLIILETDIESIDELDRRFIRTEGSGRAFFLEKGKAFMGLWKKEAGRIKFYDEEGKEVSLLPGNTWIEIVYPGGGSLSL